The following coding sequences lie in one Lolium perenne isolate Kyuss_39 chromosome 2, Kyuss_2.0, whole genome shotgun sequence genomic window:
- the LOC127333929 gene encoding cadmium-induced protein AS8, whose product MPEPHQIHQPPPSPPKADPNPVASTAANAQRNPVALPLPLPEIAVPPVQPTMIIKGMLGRYERWNPVHPTVGAFWGVGLGLGCGVGWGPGFGPEVIGYVGAGCGVGFSVGVTLAGVGVGLPQHGIIKNHYHGGFTNSVPFESARFYTLTILRGMVWDAISYVSHIAATRKESRQKLLKFEENPRVSGGVDLPKLGKGVSSSFRSTMDCIRAFTNQHRPP is encoded by the exons ATGCCCGAGCCCCACCAGATCCACCAAcccccgccgtcgccgccgaaaGCCGATCCAAACCCCGTCGCCTCCACGGCGGCAAATGCCCAGCGCAATCCG GTCGCGTTGCCGCTGCCGTTGCCGGAGATCGCGGTGCCGCCGGTGCAGCCGACGATGATCATAAAGGGGATGCTGGGCCGCTACGAGCGCTGGAACCCCGTGCACCCCACGGTGGGCGCGTTCTGGGGCGTCGGGCTGGGACTCGGCTGCGGGGTCGGGTGGGGCCCAGGGTTCGGGCCCGAGGTCATCGGCTACGTCGGCGCCGGATGCGGCGTGGGCTTCAGCGTCGGCGTCACGCTCGCCGGCGTCGGCGTCGGGCTGCCGCAGCACGGCATCATCAAGAACCACTACCACGGCG GTTTTACAAACAGTGTCCCATTCGAATCAGCAAGGTTTTACACCCTGACTATCCTAAGGGGTATGGTATGGGATGCCATCAGCTATGTTAGCCACATCGCAGCTACGAGGAAAGAATCTCGGCAGAAGCTTCTGAAATTTGAGGAGAACCCTCGGGTTTCAGGAGGAGTTGATCTCCCCAAACTGGGGAAAGGCGTGTCGAGTAGCTTCCGATCAACGATGGATTGCATCAGGGCCTTCACAAATCAGCATCGGCCTCCATAG